One genomic region from Phocoena sinus isolate mPhoSin1 chromosome 3, mPhoSin1.pri, whole genome shotgun sequence encodes:
- the IZUMO4 gene encoding izumo sperm-egg fusion protein 4 — MALLLCLALTAALARGCLHCHGNFSEKFSFYRHHVNLKSWWVGDIPVSGSLLTDWSQDTMKELHLAIPAEITWEKLNQVANVVYQKMDQLYQGKLYFPGYFPNELRAIFREQVHLIQKAIIESRIDCQRHCGIFQYETISCTNCTNSHVVCFGYSCESSAEWEAAVQGLLQHINNWSKQNTNTR, encoded by the exons ATGGCGCTGCTGCTGTGCCTGGCCCTGACAGCGGCGCTGGCCCGCGGCTGCTTGCACTGCCACGGCAACTTCTCGGAGAAGTTCTCCTTCTACCGCCATCACGTGAACCTCAAGTCCTGGTGGGTGGGCGACATCCCCGTGTCGGGCTCGCTGCTCACTGACTGGAGCCAGGACACAATGAAGGAGCTGCACCTGGCCATCCCCGCGGAGATCA CCTGGGAGAAGCTGAACCAAGTGGCGAACGTCGTGTACCAGAAGATGGATCAACTGTACCAGGGGAAGCTGTATTTCCCTG GGTATTTTCCCAACGAGCTGCGAGCTATCTTCCGGGAGCAGGTGCACCTCATCCAGAAAGCCATCATCGAAA GCCGCATCGACTGTCAGCGTCACTGCG GCATCTTCCAGTACGAGACCATCTCCTGCACCAACTGCACGAACTCACACGTCGTCTGCTTTGGCTACAGCTGCGA GTCGTCGGCAGAGTGGGAGGCAGCAGTGCAGGGCCTCCTCCAGCACAT AAATAACTGGAGCAA ACAGAACACCAACACAAGGTAA